One window from the genome of Pseudomonadota bacterium encodes:
- the upp gene encoding uracil phosphoribosyltransferase, which yields MKTFPEFPNLFVIDHPLVQHKLTLMRSVDCSVQIFRDLLKEIAMLMGYEMTRDLPTEMKAITTPLAEMQAPVLSGKQLAIVPILRAGLGMSDGLFDLVPFARIGHIGLYRDPETKQPVEYLVKLPSTEDRRFLVVDPMLATGHSAVHAIDVLLKRGASVENISFMALVAAPEGVKVFHEAHPDVQLYVAALDDHLNDKAYIVPGLGDAGDRLFGTL from the coding sequence ATGAAAACATTTCCTGAATTTCCCAATCTGTTTGTTATTGACCATCCGCTGGTACAGCATAAGCTGACCCTGATGCGCAGCGTTGATTGCAGCGTGCAGATTTTCCGTGATCTGCTCAAAGAAATCGCCATGCTGATGGGCTATGAGATGACGCGCGATCTGCCGACGGAAATGAAGGCGATTACCACACCGCTGGCGGAAATGCAGGCGCCCGTGCTGTCAGGGAAACAGCTGGCGATTGTACCGATTTTGCGGGCCGGGCTAGGCATGTCGGACGGGCTGTTTGATCTGGTGCCTTTTGCGCGGATCGGTCATATCGGCCTTTACCGTGATCCTGAAACCAAACAGCCGGTGGAATATCTTGTCAAACTGCCTTCGACGGAGGATCGCCGTTTTCTGGTGGTTGACCCGATGCTGGCAACAGGGCATTCGGCGGTGCATGCGATTGATGTGCTGCTGAAACGCGGTGCATCGGTTGAGAATATCAGCTTTATGGCACTGGTCGCCGCGCCGGAGGGGGTGAAAGTCTTCCATGAAGCGCATCCCGATGTGCAGCTTTATGTCGCCGCGCTGGACGATCATCTGAATGACAAAGCCTATATCGTTCCGGGTCTGGGGGATGCAGGCGACCGTTTATTCGGCACATTGTAA
- a CDS encoding diguanylate cyclase, whose translation MALQYASVLSSDMLLTDIEAHMEWFGHVMRVAFFPADTPAETFEIPIALVAWCVDAAAKGEMDENAASQLHRLHDELADEATKCVRLAQEGTQMTLDTYNEVEHRLIAYIQQVRRLSEELAGSSMGLDPATGLRSVAGMKNEVARELDRRDRKGDPFCVCNLEIDAIPALMQQHGRKTMDEIYAHVGGMLMKSIRSFDDAYHLGRGEFVLSLKHIDILDACSVMDRIRDQISKAPVYLDGSFEPSYVTASFGVAEPVPGDKIDDIFNNAKRALKQAQHEGGNCVMNWKEQSALQQYAAEVTTFD comes from the coding sequence ATGGCACTTCAATACGCCTCTGTTTTGTCGAGTGATATGTTGCTGACCGATATTGAAGCTCATATGGAGTGGTTCGGTCATGTGATGCGCGTTGCCTTTTTCCCCGCTGATACCCCCGCTGAAACATTTGAAATTCCTATCGCTTTGGTGGCTTGGTGTGTTGATGCCGCCGCCAAAGGTGAAATGGATGAAAATGCGGCGTCGCAATTGCACCGTCTGCATGACGAGCTTGCCGATGAAGCCACGAAATGCGTGCGCCTGGCGCAGGAAGGCACGCAGATGACGCTGGACACCTATAACGAGGTTGAACACCGTCTGATCGCCTATATCCAGCAGGTGCGGCGTCTTAGCGAGGAACTGGCCGGCAGCAGTATGGGGCTGGATCCCGCCACAGGTTTGCGCAGCGTGGCCGGTATGAAAAACGAGGTTGCGCGTGAGCTGGACCGCCGCGACCGTAAAGGTGACCCGTTCTGCGTCTGCAATCTTGAAATTGATGCCATTCCCGCCCTGATGCAGCAGCACGGGCGGAAGACGATGGATGAAATCTATGCCCATGTCGGCGGCATGCTGATGAAATCAATCCGTTCCTTTGATGATGCTTATCATTTAGGACGCGGTGAATTCGTCCTCTCCCTCAAGCATATTGATATTCTGGATGCCTGCTCGGTTATGGACAGGATTCGTGACCAGATTTCAAAAGCACCGGTCTATCTCGACGGTTCTTTCGAACCCAGCTATGTCACCGCATCCTTCGGCGTGGCAGAGCCTGTTCCCGGTGACAAAATCGATGATATCTTCAATAATGCCAAACGCGCCTTGAAACAGGCACAGCATGAAGGCGGGAACTGCGTGATGAACTGGAAAGAACAGAGCGCGTTGCAGCAATATGCCGCAGAAGTGACGACCTTCGATTAA